In Paramormyrops kingsleyae isolate MSU_618 chromosome 18, PKINGS_0.4, whole genome shotgun sequence, the DNA window ttcgggtcgcgggggtagcagcttcagtagaggcacccagacctccctctccccagctaaccccaccagctcctcgggggggacaccgaggcgttcccaggccagccgagagatataatccctccagcgagtcctgggcctgccccggggcctcctccctgtaggacatgcacggaaaacctctccgggtagccgcccaggaggcatccgcaccagatgtccaaaccacctcaactggctcctttcgacgtgaagaagcagcggttctactctgaggccctcccggatatccgaacttctcaccctatccctaagggagagcccagacaccctgcggagaaacctcatttcggccgcttgtattcgcgatctcgttctttcggtcattacccatagctcatgaccataggtgagggtagggacaaagatggaccaatagatcgagagcttggctttttggctcagttctttcttagccacgacggaccggttaagcgcctgcagaactgcagacgccgctccgatccgtctatccagctcccgatctcgcctaccctcactcgtgaacaagaccccgagatacttaaactcctccacttgaggcagtacgtcttcccgtCGTAGGTCGATTCAGTCATTATTTGATTACTTCAATGGtccatttttgcttaaaattccctCAGAATTCCCTTAAACAGAGTGAAAGCGCAAACAAAAAGGCAGCAAATTGAATTGactacaaaatgaaaatgtaattttaataaataaatcatacaaaaatgttttttgtcatAGGGCATAACACTAGAAAACACTGACagtacatttttttctcttactACCTCGCTGTTATTTCCAGGGAATGGGGTTGACTAGGGCTCGATAATATGCCCTAAAAATGATATCACTATATTTTCAGGGATTTTCATAATATTGGtatcacaatattctaaaaCTCATATGTGGAAAGCAGTAAAAGATGACAGGTgctttgaatttttttattataacgACCACATTTTTTCCCTAATAGTTATGGAGCATATGACAGGTATGATGATAATTTACACAAACAACTGACTCATACCTCGATGgaatttctgtaaaaaaaaggGAATTAAAACTGTCAATtatacatgaaaacaacagtaTGGGCTATATCACAGCATCCAAATTGGTGACGATATGAATGTTCATTATCACGATACTATATTTCATCTATATATTGTCCATCCCTAGGGACACCAATGGCCTAtaggtttaagggccttgctgaggGGAGGACCTTTGAGAAGTAATCTAGccgtatacatgaataaaatgcattatatccAGGGTAATTTGCATAAAACTGTCTACTAAGAAACCTGATCCTCTCTTTTCTCAGTGCATCACCCATTCTCTGCATAAAATCACCACCTTCAGATAATTAAAGCCTTTCATCAGTGTTGTTTTTCATAATAAGCTTTTATTCCTAAGTCTTTATCTTTAAATTGAAATCCCTGAAGGCTTTAAAAGCATAGCGGCGCACAGATGCAATGCAGAAACACATTTAAACCCACGCAGAGCAGGTTTAGTCGAAGGCACTCTGCACCTGTCAGAGCGTAATTGGGTGCAGCTGTTTTCTTTTTACCAGTGCTGTTTGACTCTTTGTTAATTTGATTATTATCTGGGTAATTCTGCAAGGCTGACGTGTAATGTGAGGTGACCCTTATGTGAGGAGAGCGCCACTCACATCTAGATTCAATCAGCACATCACAGCAGGACAATCCCAGCATCTTTGCTCACGGATCACTTTCAGTAAGTGTCTGAGCATAGAAGAAGTACATAGAAACAAGTACTAAAAATAGTGAAGCCATGTTTTATGTGGTAATGTATGTCTTTCCACAGTTACACAGTTGACATCCAACTGTACTTGACTTTTTCTCCAGAGGTCACCATGGGCTCAGTTTCCTGCGTGCTTTGCCGACATCACAGCCTGGATGAGTCATAACCACCTCCAACTGAAAACTCCGTTTCATGTCTTCACCCTAACAAGTTAGCATGACATCACGGTCCATGGCGGTTTGCTAGGAACCTCGGGGTAAAGACAGATGAACAGCCGTCCTTTGCACTGAACTTCTTTCTTTTAAACAAAGACAACACCTCAGATCTTAATGCTCTAAAGACATTGAcccaggtaaaaaaaaaaaatcctaaaaagAAATCTTTAAATCTTGAAAGCAATAACTAAATTCGGATTTTATGATGAAATAGCTAGATTCATGTCAAAGTAATTCATCTCAGCTTTCCACTCATCCCCAAAAGAACACTAGACAGCTGCAACCTGAATGTTACTGCTAGAACTTCTTAATTATGAAAAAAGAGCACATTACTCCTGTCTTAAAATCACTGCACTGGCTCCCATGCAGTCActtttaagattaagattaagattgaGATGCACTTGGTCCCAGGGGGGAAACTATGGAATATATTACTGTACATACAGTAGTAGCTTTGTTTTCTCCTTGATAGCTGTATGCTTGTGATGCATTATTTGACTCCCTTGGAActtattttggataaaagtgtgctagataaataaatgtaaatgagcaAGTCAGGTGCACCACATATCAGACGTCTCCAGGTGGAGTGTATATACCTGACGCTCCCGAGTTCATACTCGCCATGCACATCTCAGACAGTATAATTCAAGGTAATTCGAGATAAGACTGAGCTTGTGTGCCCATACAAGGAAAGCAAATCAATATCTTGTAATTTCCATACAATTAAGTTATCGCCACAAATGCTGTCTGTCCTGACTCATAAACCACAGTTTTCTTTCTCTACTCTGTCAGAAAAAGGGATTTGCTATCACTGGGACTGTATCCTCAagggtaaatgtaccttttaagatacagaaattGACTCTGAGCATCATTAATGTTGCTTGTacttcctcagagtccatttatgtaccttaaattagactaaaaggtacatttacctacagctaagggtacaactggcagacccttgagggtacagccccagtgataAGCAAAGGAACTGACTGGTACCCTTTCTTCTGACAGTGTACTGTACCTGGCATGAAAGGTTATAATTTACAGACCGCCTATGTTTGGTCTGAGAAAGCCATGCAGCGTCCTTTAGTTTAACGACTACCCTTTTTTTCTCAAAGCCCCGATAGATTCATCAGGCTAACCAGAGGGTGACGAGCGTTAGTTCGCGTCCTGCCTGCCACAGTCCACTTCATTAGGCTTCAGTAAATGAAACAGCGGCTCGCTGGCACCCGTGGTAGCTAGAGAACCAGGGGTATGAAGCAATAAAAATGTGAACTTTCGGGGACTGGAAAAAAATCCTTACGACCTTAGTTTATCAAAAAACGttaatttgcttaaaaaaaaaatcatatgcaCGCTACTTAATACACAAGTTATCTAATTCACATTTTCGCTTGGAAACGTTTATATTCACACTTTAGCATCGCATATATACAGGGGCGTAGCACCAAATTCTGGGCCCTATGCACAAACAgtgcccatgcccccccctcaaaaaaaaaaacccaaaaaaacaGCCTAATCACACAAGACTTCACTggaatttggttttatttgtagaATGATTAAAAGCTATGATAGGAAATGTCACCAAAGATAGCCTAACATCATAGGCCTGCATGAAAATTGAACACTTTTGAAACGGTTTCACCGCTGTGTTGTTCATCAAACTACCATGTGAATGTGATTTCAATACGCGGAAGTGCGGctgtttagaatgtgaatagcgatcttcacgcgaacccagggggttaagcaaacaaaaaaatatttagactTATCTAGACTACATCATGTTAAGCTATGTGTAATTTCGCGGTGGTATTGGAAGTGTTTAATAATCACAGTTCATTTAATGTAGGCTATTTGCTTTCACATTTGGGCTCACCTTTCTTGGGAaaaaaagtttgtaagtagttgctttccctcattttttttgtttctttcctgcctctcttttcttttttgaaaaccgGATTTAGCTTTCTTTGGCATCATCTTCCATCACGGATTCAGCTGATTCAGCAGAATGACCGCTAAATTAAATGCGCCTAGTTAAAAAGCCCAGTAAAGAATAAACCATTGCAGGGGGTGAGGTGCTTGTCCTCAGGCACTGTAAGCTAGGACACAATTCAATCCGTCAACCGAtttattttcccacaaaaattacatttacattagttaGCAACATTTTTATGATCtttgaataatattaatatatttaaaggaaaataaaattccaCATTCCTTAggggccctccccccacatggGGCCCTGGTAACTCAGTCCCCTTTTCCCCCCACTACGACGCCCCTGCATATATACATCGCAGACATCAACCCCAGCTATTAAACAGCCGCTTTCATAAACTAGTCATGTCTTTCAGAGCCGGTAGTCTTCGCCATTCACAGCTTTATTGGAGCGATTAATTGGATATGGTTTGCAATGTGGCGTTAACGCCCACTGATATATCTCAGTGATAGGTTTGGGCACCTCCGGGTTCAGCGTAAGAGGTTTATATGAGGACTGTTTATATCAGATGATTACTACGCGTTAACAAATTGCCTGAATGAACTCTGTTTATTCGTGATATAAAAGCAAAGTTAAAACCAAATGCGAGTTTCTCTAATAACCGAGGAAGTGGCTGTGGCGGGCTCTCCAACGCCCGGAGCTTAAGAGTCACGTTTCCTCTGTATGTACCAGTAACTGAAAATGTAACAATAACTACTTTctttttaataatgaattaagtTTCTGTAATATCTTAAAGAGCCTTGAAAGACTGTGTCTGTGGAAATCTATCCGTCGGGGAAAACGTTGCACTTTCTTTAGAAAACACTTAAGCAGAAAATCACCCATACAGCTAATTTTCGCGCCTCATTCATGAATTATGAATAAGTGGAGGAAACGATTTTGCAGTTCAGGAGATTTTGCGTTCTCTTACGTATAAATTATTAATCTCGGGGAACAAAAATCGACACTTCTGATCTCTTCCCAGTCCCCgaatgtcacaggcagcacgTTTGAGGTGTAAACagcaccagtccatcacagggcagaaaCACCGCATCACAATGAAGGAAGAAATCAAACTCAACCTCGGAGCTGCAATCTTTGTTAAAGCCTGGCTATTACATGGTGCAATACTTGGAAAATCGCCTGCCTGTAAAGTTTATCTGAAATCATTGTGTATTACTTAATAaacttggtgtgtgtgtgtgtgttatctATCTACCTGCCAGAAGATAAAGGGATCAGGGTGTGAATCTCATCCACCGGCACAGTTCTGCAGCAGGGGTCAGTTGATTCACACCTCACACAAAAGACATATTATCACACTGTGATTGAGTAGAAGGCACATGGCCAGATGCAAAAGGAACAGCCATACTTTCAGTCTTCTaggaagaaaaagaaatcaaCACATTTAAAGGGCCAGAAAGCAATTACGCCACACAGAGAAGTGCAGTGCGATGTTTCAACCAACAAAATTCCTTTAGACAAAAGAGCAATTTGCAATTCTTAAGGCACTGAAATTTATGCACTGGCCTGGCCCACTGCCAGTGTACTGTTCCTAAAGCTGTATAAAAGAGACAtaacagatttattttttctgaagaaatgtgtgtgtgtggtgggggtggtGTTGGATGGAGGCTTTGAATTTGGAGCTTTTGGAAAGGGGCTTACACCAAGCCTGTTATTTTCTCATTTTTGGGAAACAATGCTGGAGAGGGCACTTAAAACATTACTGAATATTAAGGAACGAAAAAAATCTgggctcccccccacccccacaaagtgCACAATGTGATAATAATTCCACTTCAGTCTGACACAGAGTTTGTCCCCCCTTAGAGTAAATCTGGCGTGGCATGTGTCACCTTGACATTCACATGTGTGCCCTCAGTCACGTAAAACATGTCTCCCCAGCGTCTCACACGCGGAGCCCCACTTGTGCCTGAGCCGCTCACCAGTGTGACGGGGCTTTGCCAATTCATGCAGTCCTGGATTAACGACAATAACCGGCGCAGGGGATGCGGTCTTATCAGCGTCCCTCAGAGTGCGCCGATCCGCCATTCCTGTGGAGACAGATGTAATTAGTCAGGCCCCGGGGACCAGTGTTGCCAACGTATTAAGGGACTAATGCAGGATCCCCCCAGGACAGTCCACCCCCTTCTACTCTGCCTACGCACACAAATGGGAAGctgatgctgattggtcaaTGGGATCGATGTGGTTTAAATATACTTTTGTTTCACTATGAATTTGATGAGGAAGGGGAATGGATTGCAGTAAGCGTCAGCCCTGCCTATTGTGTGTCCTTATGTTCTCTGGACAACTGCCCTGCCCCGTTTGCCTTCATGTGCTGCACCAGTGTTTCCACCTTTAAAGGCACTGGCTCACCAGTTGAGCATTTTGTCACTGTTGGTGTCGCCATTGCTGGCAAAAGCATCATCCGTGTCTGCATTGTTATCCCCTTGTATCTGTTACTTGTTCATGATATACTTGCACCTACACCCTCGTTTCCCTTCAGCCACGCCTGGCAGTTTGTGACTGTAAGGGCGTGGGGTCGTGACAGCTAGATGGCGTATAGTCTTCTGTAGAAATAACACAAGACATGTATGATGTTCATACGCCGCTGTTCTGAAAAATCGTCCGCCGCCCACGATCATTGTGCACggctttaaaaatgtattaacttGAGTCGGGACAAAATACTTGCTGAGATAATAAAGGCCAATAGAAACAATCCACTGAAATACTGGGTGTTTCGTTGCTTCCAGCTGCAATTCCAATCCTCCAGCTGAGCCCTTGTCTCTTTGGAGTGAGAAGTTGTAATGCTGTCAGGATAAAAGTCCCAGAACCCAGCTTCATGCCAGATgtgcttttatatatatatatatatatatatatatatatatatatatatatatatatatatatatatatatatatatatatatatgtgtgaaCTTTAATGTTGGTCTTCCAGCAACTAGCTTGGCACGCCGGTCCAGCAGTGAACTGACTGTTCTGTGTATAAGCAGGAAAATAACCGACAATATTCCGTCGCCCATCCAGGTAGTAGAGAACTGCTGCACTCACATGACTACgtatgtaaccccccccccccccctttcatttTGCACACCTTGCGTACGACACCTGATGAGCCCTTAAAGCaacagtaaaataaaacaagcagCACAGTGCATACTGTTACAGGCTGTGGCactgaggaaggggggggggggggggggggctcaacaCCCAGTATCTCTTTGGAAGCCCAACCTCTAGGCATGAATaagcattaaataaataaatgagggtgggggggggcgataGAGGATACATGGGGAAATAAATATGACCATACAAGGGTACAAAAGTTGACTTTATTTACAGTGCTGCTACGCATGACACACGGtaaacaggcaggcagattTCTCCTCCCTGAAACACACTCAGATGAGGGGTGCATGCCTTGTCTTCCAGGCACCTGTAGATGCACGCTGCGGAAGGACACCCGAGATCCTATTAAAACAGGTGTGGAGAGGGAAGGGAGGGGCTAggggaggctggggggggggggggggggggggtgtaaatcCCTGCATGCTTCCTGCAAGCACATTGCTCGCTTCTAACGCAAGACGGAGTCATCTGGCAGTGTCATCCGGAGAGACACGGTtacaggaggagagagagggaattaCTGCAGAGGAAAAAGGGGACCTTAAACAGCCGGGCGGCCAGTCCCTGCACTGAGGTGCGAGTCGGTGCGCCAGCGATCGCCGTTAATCGGTTACTGGGTCCTCGCTGGTCTTCCGCTCTCCTGTGCAGCCCTACTCTGTAATTCAAACTAAGTTAACATCCTTGCTCGGAACAATGCTGTCCCTCGCTGAGGCACATGCAGTGCTGACTGTACTCCTGGGAAAGAGGACGCATTTCTGAGAGATGTCAGAGAAGACGACCCTCCCCCGTTGAAGGTGAGTGACCCTTAGATCCATTATTTTTCTGTGTGGAACAGAAGGGCACACAGCTAAGTGgtcagtgttaatttaacatggAGAATTTTATAttactgcattttaacccaGTTAAACACTCTTTAAATGCGTACTTTCTGGTTAATGCTGGTAGTTTCGCTCTGCATGTCCATTATGTGTCATTTCCTGAGCCTGAAATGAGAAGTAGACGTTaatgatttaaattttttttttctgctaatGAGGCAGTGGTGCATTTGCATTGAGTTTTTAGGGTCACCAGAGGCTTTCCTCCAATGAGATTTGCAAGGCAGTCTAGATAATAAGCCAACCTACAAAGAGAATGAGCAGGAACTCAGAGTCAGCCAGAGCCACCGAGCTGCCATCTGAAATTTCATCTAGCACTgcatactttttgttttttttttgtttatgggGAAAGAGCTCATTAAGGGGATCTATGGGCTGCTTGGTTCACAGCGTGAGGCGGCTCTGAGTTACACCGTGATGCTTTCACTTACGACGGCATCAGCTGAGGCACAGTTGGGGGAGGCGTCAGGCGAGGAAGACTGACCGAAGAGCCTtcctctctctccatcaggTCACCACTGTGTAccctttgtgtgtgtctctctctctctcttcaaaCGCCATCCCCCAAACGTGAAAAGAATGCAATGGAGGACACAAACAGCCCCCAAGAAGGTTATAAATCCTCACATGTGCGCCTTCGACTAAAGAAAACCACATGCTTGAAAGCCGTCTGAACTACAACTTACTAAAACAGAGGAAAGGATGCATTTTTGTAACATAAATTGACACTTGGAAGGATCAGACAATCTGAAGTATATGTATGTTTATCTGCATTTAAGATGGCTATATTGGTTTTTTCAGTATGATGGACCTTATTAGTCTGCCATGTAAATTTACATAAACATACAGTTCCAAACTCAAATATACAATGCAAAAGTTTTAGGCAATGATGCTTAAATGTTTTTcctgttggtgtaaaactaagACATTATGTCTGTGAAAGTGTatcagcttagtcatttcaaaacctcCCCTAAAATAACTTTGCGGCAGCTATCCACCAACACACCCATGAATATTTTGACTCAACAACTAGCACCTCATATGGCTAATTAATACCTAAATGATACCTCGATTAAGTGAATTATTTacgtgagctggtggtgaactTGAACAattacatggaatggctgaggtgcccctgaggagaggtttgggaactgaaacagtgttcatctagccatccaagaTATTACtaactttttggagaatagAATCATTTCCTGTTATTCTTGTGTTACTCTTAACTAGTATACATCCTAGTgttaaaatatctttttttttttgttccgaagacatatacacttactactGAGATAACTTTACACATCACCTTTGACTGCCTAATACTTTTCACAGTACTGTAAGAACGCATCCCTCTTTTAAGCCAAAGTAATTGCATTTAACTGCAAATTAAATGTTGTCCCCCATGAGCAAGTGTTGTTTATCCAGTGGTTTGTAATGCAAACTTTCCTGGGTCTCTATCAGGTTCATCACCTTGACCAATGTCAGATCTTTCCCGCCGGACACATGTCAAATCATTCACCTCGTTCATCATCACCTTCAGCGGCTGATGGTATGGGGTTTGTTTTGGCTGTCTGTCTCATTCAGGTCACCtttccactgctcctctcattTTCCCCCATACACCAGGAGCAGCAATTACATCAGTCTTGTGGGGAAGACACATATACAACCTTGACTTTTTGTGTTTAAACCCCCCCGAGTTGGTATGACTCCCACCCCCACTCTGTGACACATGCAGACAGGTGGTCATGTGCTGCTCTGGGCTTGCGAAGGCCAGAATGTCATGACATTTCACTACAGAGATGTCTCACCATTAATTATTCATGAGCGATGGACACGAGAGAAGTGTAAACAAAGCTTGACCTTTCTTTGCTAAGCTGGGCATCCAGTCTCCCTGGACTCTCCTAATGGACAgccttctttttaaaaaaaaaataaaaaaaatatggcaAATAATGACTGAATAAGCGTGGGAATTAGCATGTTGCCTAGATACCAAAAACATAATTATCCATGATTATAGCTCTCTTCACACCGAATTGGATGCATGCATTAAGTGTTTGTAACACAACAGCAACTTGTTTGTGCGCTTCTGTGAAACAAATACCGCCATTGACgatttatttactgtatacaGCAATTAATCTTACCTTTTGGAACGTTTCATTTCACAGTACGATTCTGTTCACGAAAGTGACACAGCAACCATGCTACTGATGTATATTTATGATGCATTTATAAACAATGCACAGGTGAATTGCGGGTAACTGGGATTGCATTCAACTTCTATAATGAAGTGATTAAAATAACTTCCACCCTCCCTAACTACGATTGACGCATTCTGTCCACATCAATCTGTGAGCTCTACCCAGATGTCCCCCTGTGTCTCTTGCTGAACGTGTGTGCTCAGAGGCCACAGATCAGAGAGGTATCCTCCAAGGCTCCAGATGTCCCGACAACGATAACCCCACTCTGAACCTCCAGGGCCCATCAGCCTTGAGGCCTCGTGTGCATGGTGTGGCAGCCTGAGCGGGAGATCGTGCTCTCAACATCGCGAAAGTGCTTCATGGGTGGCGAACTGCGACCCAGGTTCACCCTCTCCGTGCGATAGGCTCAGATTGATTCACAAAGAAAGCACCACAAAGAAAACTCAGCGAGTCGTCATTCAAACTCCAAACTCCCATCGCCACCTTTCTTTGTACCTTGGCGAATTCATACTGGACCTCTTTAGTGGTGgtggggttgggtggggggtctAGGAGAGAAATTTTAAGAAGAAGCTTTACACACATGCAGTTGAGAGTGAGTTTTAGAGTCTGAGTGCAGCGTGATGCCATTTATCTggcacccctggagcatttctgaaggttaagggtcttgctcaagggcctgaCAGAGATATGACTTGAGGCCCAACCCCCTGAACCACACAAGCCACCCTCCATGCTTCTAACAGAGTGATGTGAGTGGGGATGATTTCACATCTAATACTAAAGCGGCAGCAGAGTGAGATGTATTGCAGGTTGCCTGACGCTCAGCCAAATGCAGCCTACCTTTGATGTCACACCTGTGATCTCTATCTATACCCATCATGGTGTGATGCAAACAAGCACCCACCCTCATGGCTCGGAGCTTCACAGCTTTGTGTCTTAACTTGCCAAAGACTCGAAACTACTAGGGATTTTCTCCACTGCTGCCATACATCTTATTTTCATTGGAAGGAGAACATCCGACAACTGTTTTGGGGTCTCACAGCACAGTTTTTATTTGTTAACAattaataaaactatattttgtaactaaataaataaatatttctttctTCCACAGCAAATTTTGGAAACTGAAGGTTGTCAGCCTCAGTACCTTGATTCTTCAGTTTTTTGGgcattgtcataaaaagaaagaACTGATCTAGAATTGCATTGAGTGATTCTGGCCACAGGAGAATGTCAAAGATGGATCTCCAAGTGTGGAACTTCAATGGATCAACAGCGGAGAATGGTACGTTCCTCAATATAGCTCCCACCTCTGTGTCCACAGCAGTGGACCCTTGGTCTGGCCGGCCCCAGAACGTCTATATCTATGTCTCTGTCTTCCTTGGTTTGCTGGTCTTCCTGCTCACTCTACTGATCGTCGCCCTCCACAGACTCAAAAACATCATCAGTGCCAGTCCCTCTTACCCAGATTGCACTAGTGAAGGTGGGAGCTCTTTTACCAACATGGAGATCTGCAGCATCTCCTCCCAGAGGTCCACGGTGTCTTCTTTGTCCTGTTAAAGACGGCTGTCT includes these proteins:
- the LOC111840453 gene encoding serine-rich and transmembrane domain-containing protein 1; its protein translation is MSKMDLQVWNFNGSTAENGTFLNIAPTSVSTAVDPWSGRPQNVYIYVSVFLGLLVFLLTLLIVALHRLKNIISASPSYPDCTSEGGSSFTNMEICSISSQRSTVSSLSC